In Mycobacterium branderi, the DNA window ACGATCAAGGCGGTCGACAACTTACCGGGCTTCATGGCGGGCTCGTCTGTCCGTACACCGCGACGACCACGCTGCGGTCCAGGCTGTTCTCGGACCACACCCCGATCTGGGTGTTGGCACAGTCCGACATGATCGCGTAGTAGTCGGCCCGGTAGAACCAATTGCCGATGACGTCAAGGCCGTTGATCGCCAACGACCGGTTGATGGCCACTGTCTCGGCGACCGTGCCGTGATAGCCCGCGTCCCGGGCGCGGTCCTGCGCTGTCGACCCGTCAGACCCGAGATCACCGTCGAGGGCGGGGTTGTCGAGCAGGTCGAGGGTGTGACGTTGCGCGGCCGACTGCAGCTGCGGGTTGGTCCGCAGGTCGGTCGTGCAGCCGGCGTGCTTCTTGATCGTGTCGATATTGACGACGACGCCGTTGTTGAGCCGCGAATTGTCCGCAGCAGCGACCGGTGCGACGACCGCACCCGGTGCGATCAGTGCAGCAATGACAGCGAGCGGGATTTTCATGATGCG includes these proteins:
- a CDS encoding CAP domain-containing protein, with product MKIPLAVIAALIAPGAVVAPVAAADNSRLNNGVVVNIDTIKKHAGCTTDLRTNPQLQSAAQRHTLDLLDNPALDGDLGSDGSTAQDRARDAGYHGTVAETVAINRSLAINGLDVIGNWFYRADYYAIMSDCANTQIGVWSENSLDRSVVVAVYGQTSPP